One Trueperaceae bacterium DNA segment encodes these proteins:
- the ruvX gene encoding Holliday junction resolvase RuvX: MLALDVGDARIGLASGVVGSLLAFGRGALVRRGTRSDVPAVMALLAEEGAEVVVVGLPLRLSGEESAQTERVRRFAKALAAAGARVEFEDERLTTRLAQRQVSGGGLPMTRRREKGLLDEGAAVLILESYLRRVGGPT, translated from the coding sequence GTGTTGGCGCTCGACGTGGGGGACGCCCGCATCGGGTTGGCTAGCGGTGTGGTCGGCTCGCTGCTCGCGTTCGGGCGGGGCGCGCTCGTGAGGCGCGGGACGCGGAGCGACGTGCCGGCCGTGATGGCGCTGCTCGCCGAAGAAGGCGCCGAGGTCGTCGTGGTGGGCCTGCCGCTGAGGCTGAGCGGCGAGGAGTCGGCGCAGACGGAGCGGGTGCGGCGCTTCGCCAAGGCGCTGGCCGCTGCCGGGGCCCGCGTCGAGTTCGAGGACGAGCGCCTGACCACCCGCCTCGCGCAGCGGCAGGTGAGTGGCGGCGGACTCCCCATGACTCGTCGCCGCGAGAAGGGCCTGCTCGACGAGGGGGCGGCCGTGCTGATCCTGGAGTCGTACCTGAGGCGCGTCGGAGGACCGACGTGA
- the mltG gene encoding endolytic transglycosylase MltG: protein MTTDDAPAPPRRRGGRAWALALLLVVLTVAGGLSAVRFVLSPPSATPTVVEFEVLPGWGGARVAAALAEAGLIRSALAFELLLRFTHLDRKLGEGLYDLSPAMTSREVAAALAAGGRPRTVRIVVPEGWRAAAVVARLAANGLGATPELEALVRSPGSLAPPGLPAGDSLEGYLFPATYDLPVHSTASQALGAMVARFEEEVTPAVAVALVDSGLGVHDWVTLASMVQAEAASEAEMPVIAGVFLNRLDLGMPLQSDPTVAYGLGKALPELSAPAGDLRRDTPWNTYTRSGLPAGPIGNPGAEALLAVLTPQRENPEGVPYLYFLHGSDGGTPVFRPNTDLPAHNRDVERFLRGGR from the coding sequence GTGACGACCGACGACGCCCCCGCCCCGCCGCGCCGCCGTGGAGGGCGAGCCTGGGCGCTCGCTCTGCTGCTGGTCGTCCTGACGGTCGCCGGCGGGCTTAGCGCCGTGCGGTTCGTGCTCTCCCCGCCGAGCGCCACTCCCACCGTGGTCGAGTTCGAGGTGCTCCCGGGTTGGGGCGGCGCGCGCGTGGCCGCGGCGCTGGCGGAGGCCGGGCTGATCCGCTCCGCCCTCGCCTTCGAGTTGCTGCTGCGCTTCACGCACCTCGACCGCAAGCTGGGCGAGGGGCTCTACGACCTGTCGCCCGCGATGACCAGCCGCGAGGTCGCCGCCGCGCTCGCCGCCGGGGGGCGCCCGCGCACCGTGCGCATCGTGGTGCCCGAGGGGTGGCGGGCCGCCGCCGTCGTGGCCCGCTTGGCGGCCAACGGCCTGGGGGCCACGCCGGAGCTGGAGGCGCTGGTGCGGTCGCCCGGGAGCCTCGCGCCGCCCGGGCTGCCGGCCGGCGACTCCCTGGAGGGTTACCTCTTCCCCGCCACGTACGACCTGCCGGTGCACTCCACGGCGTCTCAGGCGTTGGGCGCAATGGTGGCGCGCTTCGAGGAGGAGGTGACTCCCGCCGTGGCCGTGGCGCTCGTAGACTCGGGCCTAGGCGTTCACGACTGGGTGACGCTGGCGAGCATGGTGCAGGCCGAGGCGGCGTCGGAGGCGGAGATGCCAGTGATAGCCGGCGTCTTCCTCAACCGGCTCGACCTGGGGATGCCGCTGCAGTCCGACCCTACCGTCGCCTACGGGCTGGGCAAGGCGCTGCCCGAGCTGAGCGCGCCGGCGGGCGACCTGCGCCGCGACACGCCGTGGAACACGTACACCCGCTCCGGCCTCCCCGCCGGACCCATCGGCAACCCGGGCGCCGAGGCGCTGCTGGCCGTGCTGACGCCGCAGCGCGAGAACCCGGAGGGCGTGCCCTACCTCTACTTCCTGCACGGTAGCGACGGCGGCACGCCGGTGTTCCGCCCCAACACGGACCTACCCGCTCACAACCGCGACGTGGAGCGATTCCTGCGCGGGGGTCGCTGA
- a CDS encoding alpha/beta hydrolase gives MTETSGSARARGGRFGAVLAALLCLGLGAAEAQDGAAAHVYDVSVGGALVGEIGMTVVPGAGGATTRGYAKIGTAVDLTDALETAADGSAVSYHLTGSVQGVPVTLDVDFSQTAADFAIDQGGRKQALTLPLTGPVSVLDNNLIDGYQVMVDRVMADRAAGDREFAIIVPQVAALGTLTLEAPVADTTVTAAGGVPSAWRLDGKLVVGPQTVAVTLHLDEQGVILVAASEPGNVRMERRAPGEPVAQTHAVEDALEAAAACLVERDVSVASAGATLAGKLTLPRAAVEAGRAAPTLLLLPGSGAVDLDGNAPPLLVNQGYRQLAYALACRGFGVLRASKLGIPPSTGDADAVTIDTYARNAADWFAFLTAQPGVDAGRLGLIGHSEGGLVALYAANRGRVAPWAVVLVAAPGRPLQDLLREQVVGGQAAAGASPTQLAEVDARLREVVDAVMTSEGTRLQLTPELRANPLAGMFVNAAGLLRSEFAVSPAAEARGVTAPVGIFQGEKDLQVTVLDATLLAAAAPHAELHLYPDLTHDLVETDGPARSAALPGPDALVSTRLTNDIADFLTHHLARGG, from the coding sequence ATGACTGAGACAAGCGGTTCGGCACGGGCGCGCGGCGGCCGGTTCGGGGCGGTCCTCGCCGCGCTCCTGTGCCTGGGCTTGGGCGCCGCCGAGGCCCAGGATGGCGCCGCCGCCCACGTCTACGACGTGTCGGTCGGCGGCGCCTTGGTGGGCGAGATCGGGATGACCGTCGTGCCCGGGGCCGGCGGAGCCACCACGCGGGGCTACGCCAAGATCGGTACCGCCGTCGACCTGACGGATGCGCTCGAGACGGCCGCCGACGGCAGCGCCGTCAGCTACCACCTCACCGGAAGCGTTCAGGGCGTCCCGGTCACGCTCGACGTCGACTTCTCGCAGACCGCCGCCGACTTCGCGATCGACCAGGGCGGGCGCAAGCAGGCGCTGACCTTGCCGCTGACGGGACCCGTCAGCGTCCTCGACAACAACCTGATCGACGGCTACCAGGTCATGGTCGACCGCGTCATGGCCGACCGCGCTGCCGGCGACCGCGAGTTCGCCATCATCGTCCCGCAGGTGGCGGCGCTCGGAACCCTCACGCTCGAAGCCCCCGTCGCCGACACGACCGTGACGGCGGCGGGCGGCGTGCCGTCGGCCTGGCGCCTCGACGGGAAGCTGGTGGTGGGTCCGCAGACCGTCGCGGTGACCCTCCACCTCGACGAGCAGGGAGTCATCCTCGTGGCGGCCAGCGAACCCGGCAACGTCCGCATGGAGCGCCGCGCGCCGGGCGAGCCGGTGGCGCAGACGCACGCGGTCGAGGACGCGTTGGAGGCGGCCGCGGCCTGCCTCGTCGAGCGCGACGTCAGCGTGGCGAGCGCCGGCGCGACGCTGGCCGGCAAGTTGACGCTCCCGCGCGCCGCCGTCGAGGCGGGCAGGGCCGCGCCGACGCTACTGCTCCTCCCCGGCTCCGGGGCCGTCGACCTCGACGGCAACGCCCCGCCCCTCCTGGTGAACCAGGGCTACCGCCAGCTGGCCTACGCCCTCGCGTGCCGCGGCTTCGGCGTGCTGCGCGCCTCCAAGCTGGGGATACCCCCGTCCACCGGCGACGCCGACGCGGTCACCATCGACACGTACGCGCGCAACGCGGCCGACTGGTTCGCCTTCCTGACGGCGCAACCCGGCGTCGACGCAGGCAGGCTCGGGCTCATCGGCCACTCGGAGGGCGGCCTCGTCGCCCTCTACGCCGCCAACCGCGGCAGGGTGGCGCCGTGGGCGGTCGTCCTCGTCGCCGCACCAGGCAGGCCCCTCCAGGACCTGCTGCGCGAGCAGGTCGTCGGCGGCCAGGCGGCGGCCGGGGCCTCTCCGACGCAGCTCGCCGAGGTCGACGCGCGCCTGCGCGAGGTGGTCGACGCCGTGATGACGTCGGAGGGGACGCGCCTGCAGCTCACCCCCGAACTGCGCGCGAACCCCCTCGCCGGCATGTTCGTCAACGCCGCCGGGCTCTTGCGCAGCGAGTTCGCCGTCAGCCCGGCCGCCGAGGCGCGCGGCGTGACCGCGCCCGTCGGCATCTTCCAGGGAGAGAAGGACCTTCAGGTCACGGTGCTCGACGCCACCCTCCTCGCCGCCGCGGCTCCCCACGCGGAGCTCCACCTCTACCCCGACCTCACGCACGACCTGGTCGAGACCGACGGGCCGGCGCGCAGCGCCGCGCTGCCCGGCCCTGACGCCCTCGTCTCGACCAGGCTCACCAACGACATCGCCGACTTCCTGACTCACCACCTCGCCAGGGGTGGCTGA
- a CDS encoding SPFH domain-containing protein has protein sequence MNQVVERAASAANGFLGLAVIVALFLVGIALVIYAGVSESILPLVLGLLGVIAGPTLAGGLVAVQPNQARVLTFFGSYAGSVRNAGFWWVNPFTVKKAVSLRVRNFTSERVKVNDADGNPVEIAAVVVWRVAESAKAVFDVDDYEEFVAIQSETALRGLATRYPYDAAGEKRASLRENPDELAAALRAELEERLQVAGVDVMEARLTHLAYAPEIAQAMLRRQQAQAVVSARRLIVEAAVGMVEDALTGLAERGVVELDDEKRAAMANNLMVALTSEQGVTPVVNAGTLYGG, from the coding sequence GTGAACCAAGTAGTCGAGAGAGCCGCATCGGCCGCCAACGGGTTCCTTGGCCTGGCCGTGATCGTGGCGCTGTTCCTGGTCGGGATAGCCCTCGTCATCTACGCCGGCGTCAGCGAGAGCATCCTGCCCCTCGTGCTGGGGCTCCTGGGCGTCATCGCCGGCCCCACGTTGGCCGGTGGGCTCGTCGCGGTCCAACCGAACCAGGCGCGCGTCCTCACGTTCTTCGGCTCCTACGCGGGGTCGGTTCGCAACGCCGGCTTCTGGTGGGTCAACCCGTTCACCGTCAAGAAGGCCGTGTCGTTGCGGGTGCGCAACTTCACGAGCGAACGCGTGAAGGTCAACGACGCCGACGGCAACCCGGTCGAGATCGCCGCCGTCGTGGTGTGGCGCGTCGCCGAGTCCGCCAAGGCCGTGTTCGACGTGGACGACTACGAGGAGTTCGTGGCCATCCAGTCGGAGACGGCCTTGCGCGGGCTGGCCACCCGCTACCCCTACGACGCCGCGGGCGAGAAGCGCGCCTCGCTGCGGGAGAACCCGGACGAGCTGGCCGCCGCCCTGCGGGCCGAGCTCGAGGAGCGGTTGCAGGTCGCCGGCGTCGACGTCATGGAGGCGCGGTTGACCCACCTCGCCTACGCCCCCGAGATCGCCCAGGCCATGCTGCGGCGCCAACAGGCGCAGGCGGTCGTGTCGGCGCGGCGCCTCATCGTCGAGGCGGCCGTCGGCATGGTCGAGGACGCCCTGACAGGCCTGGCGGAGCGGGGCGTCGTCGAGCTCGACGACGAGAAGCGCGCCGCCATGGCCAACAACCTGATGGTGGCGCTCACGAGCGAGCAGGGCGTCACGCCGGTGGTGAACGCCGGGACGCTCTACGGAGGCTGA